A genomic region of Methanobacterium sp. SMA-27 contains the following coding sequences:
- a CDS encoding Ig-like domain-containing protein, with the protein MQRQLALAVFAILFIFALCGFSAAADTNMNSGTNITNSHFNTHTHSPVTKSNSTKASIKTKYSQSDSQNPDPADLDVFKNSDAVTLVDPTTRTSTASANYGDINQWYIWVTNNGPDPAVNVNLIEVLPKGLALYDPNSFYDPIVPAGTFNASSRTWTIDSVDSGVTYELIFWTEVKSTGLLSNTAFVYSDIPDPDFSNNAWTVNLDVPPLGYSNVNISKQFHGYDFTGLDPIGLGPLISQANFYDWVWGVITMTNSGPDYANVIVKDTSSNWTYYDPVFWPDQWAFDDGNGYVWYNTNFDAITGIWTFTIPGNSMYNLAILGYISGTGTANNTANQTYQDNFNPDFPVGPPYGISTSTLTVPSASIIRIGNSTTLPKEFRTSLNSNPITSAHYLDWVWSVITTSNDGPDPVNVLFQDTPTGFTNNGVYAVSNDNGLTWLLNDGSYNPITGLWNINIPTGATRLLALYGQITQTGTITNQIAEISQDTYNPYGPFSQFPNDYPSYTATLNVPLTSTLDFTKTVSNGIHNYHDLIHYYLTVHNNGPDTATGVSVFDNLPAGINYLNSIASIGSYNPNTNTWTIGNLNSGQTTFLDITALINTTGLVNNEATLTQTTYPQTPIIRNVNFNVPLAADIGVSKNFFYEDLGPIVFPDNPLDRYWKFFSEVVVTNNGPDSATNVKIADLLSPGMELAPFDPFGSWFVTYTNQNPDVDPPENNPSFDPITMIWTIPIMNNGDIWVLDFFTIANTTGTVNNTAIFDPTTADQFDWNSTNNVGFVETYVPTAQTQLTKWFQKDNTYGSPHTTTTSYHNNLYAFIKLYNIGPDTAKYITVIDDFTNDLIYNSALMETSYDGGLTWANDPNAFWLDFGTYSELEWFVNDLPLNGMALFRIPGQVNVSHTTVTNNATETQRTFNPDGNNTDNPGFNTINGTTILNVVLPPTVTSTDPVKNAQSVLLNKVVKITFSKNIQLGTNPWIEFKTAAGTAITFTTKIVNNVLSLTPTSLLKGGTTYNVVLHSNSVTDLNGIGLAAPYTTVFTTTKPPVVTSTDPVNNTSKVPTNKIVKFNFSKNIKLGTNPWIEFKNSSGTAKPFTLSVSGSTLSIKPNSSLSKSTNYTVIVHSNAVKDSNGTGLAAPYTIKFKTA; encoded by the coding sequence ATGCAAAGACAATTAGCATTGGCAGTATTTGCTATATTATTCATATTCGCTCTCTGTGGATTTTCAGCGGCTGCTGATACTAACATGAATTCTGGTACTAATATCACCAACAGTCATTTTAATACACATACTCATAGTCCAGTAACGAAATCAAATTCCACAAAAGCGAGTATTAAGACTAAATACAGCCAAAGCGATTCTCAAAATCCAGATCCAGCTGATCTGGATGTTTTTAAAAATAGTGATGCGGTAACCTTAGTTGATCCAACCACACGTACCAGTACTGCATCTGCCAATTACGGTGACATTAATCAGTGGTATATCTGGGTGACTAACAATGGCCCTGATCCAGCTGTAAATGTAAACTTAATCGAAGTTCTACCAAAAGGACTAGCCCTATACGATCCAAATTCTTTCTATGATCCTATAGTGCCAGCTGGAACTTTCAATGCATCTTCGAGAACCTGGACTATTGATTCAGTAGATTCAGGAGTTACTTATGAGCTGATCTTCTGGACTGAAGTTAAATCTACTGGTCTATTATCAAATACTGCCTTCGTATATTCTGACATACCAGATCCTGATTTTTCAAACAATGCCTGGACTGTAAATCTTGATGTTCCACCATTGGGATACTCCAATGTCAATATAAGCAAACAATTCCATGGTTACGATTTCACAGGATTAGATCCAATCGGTTTAGGCCCTTTAATATCTCAAGCTAATTTCTACGACTGGGTTTGGGGTGTTATAACCATGACAAACAGTGGACCAGATTATGCAAATGTAATCGTGAAGGATACATCATCAAACTGGACATACTACGACCCTGTTTTCTGGCCTGATCAGTGGGCATTTGACGATGGTAATGGTTATGTATGGTACAACACCAATTTCGATGCAATAACAGGCATCTGGACCTTCACTATACCCGGGAATTCAATGTACAATCTAGCTATCTTGGGTTATATTAGTGGTACAGGTACAGCTAATAACACTGCAAACCAGACATATCAGGACAATTTTAACCCTGATTTCCCAGTAGGTCCACCATACGGCATATCAACATCAACTCTAACCGTACCATCAGCATCCATTATAAGAATAGGGAATAGTACAACGTTACCTAAGGAATTTAGAACCAGCTTAAACAGTAACCCAATAACTTCGGCACACTATCTTGACTGGGTATGGTCTGTTATAACTACTTCAAACGACGGCCCAGATCCAGTTAATGTACTGTTCCAGGACACACCCACAGGATTCACAAACAACGGTGTTTATGCTGTAAGTAACGATAATGGGTTAACCTGGCTTTTAAATGACGGATCATACAATCCAATAACTGGCCTTTGGAATATAAACATTCCCACAGGAGCAACACGTTTACTTGCACTTTACGGACAGATAACACAAACAGGTACGATCACCAACCAAATAGCAGAAATTTCACAGGATACATACAATCCATATGGACCTTTCAGTCAATTTCCAAATGATTATCCATCATACACTGCAACATTGAATGTTCCATTAACATCAACACTTGATTTCACCAAAACAGTATCAAATGGAATACATAATTATCACGATCTAATACACTACTACCTAACAGTGCATAACAACGGCCCGGACACCGCAACTGGTGTTTCAGTATTTGACAATCTACCTGCAGGAATTAATTATTTAAATTCAATTGCAAGTATAGGATCTTACAATCCAAACACTAATACATGGACAATAGGAAACCTTAATTCCGGTCAAACCACATTCCTGGACATAACAGCCTTAATTAATACAACAGGATTGGTTAACAACGAAGCAACACTGACTCAGACAACATATCCACAGACACCTATCATTAGAAATGTAAATTTCAATGTTCCATTAGCAGCAGATATCGGTGTAAGTAAGAACTTCTTCTATGAGGATCTAGGCCCTATAGTGTTCCCTGATAATCCTCTTGACCGTTACTGGAAATTCTTCAGCGAAGTTGTTGTAACCAATAACGGCCCAGATAGTGCTACTAATGTGAAAATTGCCGATCTTCTCAGTCCAGGAATGGAATTAGCACCTTTCGATCCATTTGGAAGCTGGTTTGTAACCTACACAAATCAAAACCCTGATGTGGATCCGCCAGAAAACAACCCTTCATTCGACCCCATAACCATGATCTGGACCATACCAATCATGAACAACGGAGATATCTGGGTTCTTGATTTCTTCACAATAGCAAACACTACAGGAACAGTAAACAACACAGCAATCTTTGATCCAACTACAGCAGATCAATTCGACTGGAATTCCACTAACAATGTTGGCTTTGTTGAAACTTATGTACCAACAGCACAGACACAATTAACCAAATGGTTCCAAAAGGACAATACATATGGATCACCACACACAACAACCACATCTTATCATAACAACCTATATGCTTTCATTAAACTCTACAACATAGGACCTGACACAGCTAAATACATAACAGTAATTGATGACTTCACAAATGATCTAATTTACAACAGTGCACTAATGGAAACTAGTTATGATGGAGGATTAACATGGGCTAATGACCCTAACGCTTTCTGGCTTGACTTCGGAACATATTCTGAACTTGAATGGTTTGTAAATGACTTACCATTAAATGGTATGGCCTTATTCAGAATACCTGGACAAGTTAATGTTAGCCATACAACGGTCACAAACAATGCAACTGAAACACAAAGAACATTCAATCCTGATGGAAATAATACAGATAATCCGGGATTCAACACAATTAATGGTACAACAATATTAAATGTAGTATTACCACCAACAGTTACAAGTACAGATCCAGTTAAAAATGCTCAGAGTGTTCTTTTAAACAAAGTTGTAAAAATTACCTTTAGCAAGAACATTCAATTGGGTACAAATCCTTGGATAGAATTCAAAACTGCAGCTGGAACAGCAATAACATTCACAACAAAAATTGTTAATAATGTTCTATCATTAACACCTACCAGTCTTTTAAAAGGTGGAACCACCTACAATGTAGTTTTACACTCCAATAGTGTCACAGATTTAAATGGGATAGGACTAGCAGCACCATACACAACAGTATTCACCACAACTAAACCGCCAGTAGTTACAAGTACAGATCCAGTTAACAATACATCCAAAGTTCCAACAAATAAAATTGTAAAATTCAACTTCAGCAAAAACATTAAACTTGGAACAAACCCATGGATAGAATTCAAAAATTCAAGTGGAACAGCAAAACCCTTCACACTATCTGTTAGCGGAAGCACATTAAGTATAAAACCAAATTCATCACTATCAAAATCAACAAACTACACAGTTATTGTCCACTCAAATGCCGTAAAAGACTCAAATGGAACCGGACTAGCAGCACCATACACAATAAAATTCAAAACAGCATAA
- a CDS encoding metal-dependent hydrolase has protein sequence MPDWITHIAFAWTLCRILSFKFKEFDASNTMIVIAGALIPDLAKVVLGLKLIGVDAYEYLSPIHLPTGSVIVAGIISLFFPEKKKTFMFLGLGVLTHYSLDLILEHVSGGIYLFYPFSWWQWQLEITNSSDYLITTLALCIAGLVYLIGREVDRVPQKQI, from the coding sequence ATGCCTGACTGGATCACACACATTGCATTTGCATGGACATTATGTCGTATTTTAAGCTTTAAATTTAAGGAGTTTGATGCTTCAAACACCATGATAGTGATAGCTGGCGCTTTAATACCCGACCTTGCCAAAGTAGTGTTGGGTTTGAAACTCATTGGTGTAGATGCATATGAATATTTATCCCCAATACACTTACCAACTGGTTCGGTTATAGTTGCTGGGATAATATCACTTTTTTTCCCAGAAAAGAAAAAGACATTTATGTTTTTAGGACTTGGAGTTTTAACCCATTACAGTCTTGATCTAATTTTAGAACATGTTTCTGGAGGGATATACCTATTTTATCCATTCAGCTGGTGGCAGTGGCAGCTTGAAATTACCAATAGTTCAGATTACCTTATTACAACTCTTGCATTATGTATTGCGGGGCTAGTATATTTAATCGGTAGAGAAGTTGATAGAGTTCCCCAAAAACAAATTTAA
- a CDS encoding CARDB domain-containing protein, which translates to MNRKLVFSLLLLFALVLFLNLSTISSANVTSNTAPKVTSVNPVNNSIILKSQTVKVYFNEPIKAGTLSITLKNSAGTTINTKKSISNRTLSIIPSTTLPTGIKYYLVLNSGSVKNLAGKGNSYYTTRFTVSPITLAQMKDGFSRAQTFFNNNLRLPNYVSFGTKKILIADFQRIIATQGLKINTKIKDLIVTQVTAPTKGMNGNTITVPNTVKNRGNTATGGFYVKYYLVDNSTIYIGQRYISSLAAGTNNSQNTKLSIPLNVTSSSYYIKTYADKTNLINESNESNNYKYSSTKIQITNARPIYLTSDNIINTSIDMARLNSIVSGLKAMGLYAVNYGLGPNSHYQILTNVTIPENALIVNIYGGVCAGTIWEMTQHYYTNLVRNRAVFSIWINTKTNIDNLNNTLLPRSNDDNFTPKYGTVGGFPNWIDSDHDGKVDPAKDTNNDGIYEIRAEDGVIDPANLLKQYGYQYLYQQNGDIATIVNSIYREAINL; encoded by the coding sequence TTGAATAGAAAATTGGTATTTTCATTGCTATTACTATTTGCATTAGTATTATTTTTAAATTTAAGTACAATTTCATCTGCTAATGTAACTTCTAACACAGCTCCTAAGGTTACATCTGTAAATCCTGTAAATAATTCAATCATATTAAAGAGTCAAACAGTTAAAGTTTACTTTAATGAGCCTATAAAAGCTGGAACTCTGTCAATAACACTTAAAAACAGTGCAGGAACAACAATTAATACAAAAAAAAGTATAAGTAACCGAACGCTCAGCATCATTCCATCAACAACATTGCCGACTGGAATTAAATATTATCTTGTATTAAATTCCGGGAGTGTTAAGAACTTGGCTGGAAAGGGTAATTCTTATTATACAACCAGATTCACAGTATCCCCGATTACATTAGCTCAAATGAAAGATGGGTTTTCAAGAGCACAGACCTTCTTCAACAACAATTTAAGATTACCCAACTATGTGAGTTTTGGTACAAAAAAGATACTAATAGCAGATTTTCAGAGGATCATTGCAACTCAGGGTTTAAAAATTAACACCAAAATAAAGGATTTAATAGTAACACAAGTAACAGCCCCTACAAAAGGAATGAATGGGAATACAATAACAGTGCCAAACACAGTTAAAAACCGAGGTAATACAGCTACTGGGGGGTTCTATGTAAAATATTATCTTGTAGATAATTCAACTATTTATATTGGGCAAAGATACATAAGTTCCCTTGCTGCAGGAACAAACAACAGCCAGAACACCAAATTATCAATACCCCTCAACGTAACCAGCTCCAGCTATTATATAAAGACATACGCAGATAAAACTAACCTTATAAATGAATCCAATGAATCCAACAACTACAAATACAGCTCCACAAAAATTCAAATTACAAATGCCCGACCAATTTACCTTACAAGTGATAATATAATTAACACAAGTATTGATATGGCAAGATTGAACAGTATTGTATCTGGTTTAAAAGCTATGGGATTATATGCAGTAAATTATGGTTTAGGTCCAAATTCTCATTATCAAATTCTTACAAATGTTACAATACCTGAAAACGCTTTAATAGTTAATATATATGGAGGAGTTTGTGCAGGTACAATATGGGAAATGACACAACATTATTACACAAATTTAGTTCGTAATAGAGCTGTATTTTCAATTTGGATAAATACAAAAACAAATATTGATAATCTCAACAACACATTATTACCTAGATCAAATGACGATAATTTCACACCAAAATATGGTACAGTTGGAGGATTTCCCAATTGGATAGACTCTGATCATGATGGAAAAGTTGATCCTGCTAAAGACACAAATAATGACGGTATATATGAAATACGTGCTGAAGATGGTGTAATAGATCCTGCCAATCTATTAAAACAATATGGATATCAATATTTATACCAGCAAAATGGGGACATAGCAACCATAGTAAATAGTATATACAGAGAAGCAATCAATTTGTAG
- a CDS encoding nitrous oxide reductase family maturation protein NosD, whose translation MIKKIFIYTFLMGMCLISLHSINAATITVNPGHSIQNAVNHASNGDTIIVNDNHKNPYTYKESITLNKKINITANGKVTIEAKNTNSAVFTVNENGAGSTIQKFSLTKSSYSIMINNANNCIIRYNNIIGASLVGIQFYGDIDNTKVISNNISGTTPKQGNGISFEYGTSTNNNLTGNIIRNFLNGILFNGNSSHNLISKNKVYSTGYHGAGIYATDNSRYMQITDNKIFGAEDGIAIQKIGSSTASHYLISRNTVKSNKNGFWIRLTSSTISYNNATQNKVSGLDITGSHNKIVYNTATGNGNCGITLGRFYSKDYNTVSYNTLTYNLAGINSQSHYTTISNNYVCYNKNNGIISLANNTIITGNTITNTARRIITVGTNVSCQKQ comes from the coding sequence GTGATAAAAAAGATATTTATATATACATTTTTAATGGGTATGTGTTTAATTTCATTACACTCAATAAACGCTGCCACAATAACAGTTAATCCCGGACACAGTATTCAAAATGCGGTTAATCATGCTTCCAATGGAGATACAATAATTGTTAACGATAACCATAAAAATCCTTACACTTATAAAGAAAGCATCACCCTAAACAAGAAAATTAATATAACGGCCAATGGAAAAGTTACTATTGAAGCTAAAAATACAAATTCTGCTGTTTTTACTGTAAATGAAAATGGAGCAGGTTCAACTATTCAAAAGTTTAGCTTGACCAAAAGTAGTTACTCTATAATGATAAACAACGCGAACAATTGTATTATTAGATATAACAATATAATAGGAGCTTCATTAGTTGGAATACAGTTTTATGGAGATATAGATAATACAAAGGTTATATCGAATAATATAAGCGGTACAACTCCAAAGCAGGGAAATGGAATCAGTTTTGAATATGGTACCAGTACCAACAATAATTTAACAGGAAATATTATCCGTAATTTTTTAAATGGTATACTATTTAATGGAAACAGCTCTCACAATTTGATATCAAAGAACAAGGTTTACTCTACAGGATATCATGGTGCAGGAATATACGCTACAGATAATTCAAGATATATGCAAATAACAGACAACAAGATATTTGGAGCCGAAGATGGTATTGCCATACAGAAAATTGGAAGTAGTACTGCAAGTCATTATTTGATCAGCAGAAATACGGTTAAGTCAAACAAAAACGGATTTTGGATTCGTTTAACTAGCAGTACAATTTCGTATAACAATGCAACACAGAACAAAGTTAGTGGATTGGATATTACAGGTAGCCATAATAAAATAGTGTACAATACTGCTACAGGTAATGGTAATTGTGGAATTACTTTGGGTAGATTTTATTCTAAAGATTACAATACAGTGAGTTATAATACACTAACCTATAATCTTGCTGGAATTAACAGTCAAAGTCATTACACTACAATTTCTAATAACTATGTATGTTACAACAAAAATAATGGTATAATATCATTAGCAAATAATACCATTATAACCGGTAACACCATAACAAACACTGCACGCCGTATTATAACTGTCGGTACGAATGTGTCCTGTCAAAAACAGTAG
- a CDS encoding DUF1972 domain-containing protein, which produces MHKFKQRSSIAIIGSRGIPNNYGGFEGFTETLSENLVKNGYKVYVSCEHPGEKSCPDTLNGVNLFYFPIKHPKYSVIGIIYEVLYDVYSLFKASIMADQIYMLGYSASLFFFIPKLFGKTLYLNPDGFEWKREKFNSSLKFLLKISEKMGSFWADKIIADSKRIKEYYDKKYDLESIYIAYGASEIPPVKWDNEKLPDVLKHGITINLAYWLLVARLEPENNIHTIIEGYIKSDTKKPLIIVGNYVSPKYEEYINDIVDNYSGDKKIVFTGGIYDQDTLNMLRQNCFAYLHGHSVGGTNPSLLEAMVMKNVVLAHDNQFNKEVCEDSALYFMNPDELKVRINKVEDNPENYLELKSRAFSRVKNEYSWDKIFVQYNDLFRSNIKGKTTIPINLYANQTSGSK; this is translated from the coding sequence ATGCACAAGTTTAAACAAAGAAGTTCTATTGCAATTATTGGAAGCCGCGGTATCCCAAATAATTACGGAGGATTTGAAGGGTTTACCGAAACTTTGAGTGAAAATTTGGTAAAAAATGGTTACAAAGTATATGTGAGCTGTGAGCATCCGGGAGAAAAAAGTTGTCCTGATACTTTAAACGGTGTTAACCTATTCTACTTCCCAATAAAACATCCTAAATACTCTGTAATAGGGATAATATATGAAGTACTCTACGATGTTTATTCCCTGTTTAAGGCCAGTATCATGGCAGATCAAATATACATGTTAGGATACAGTGCTTCATTGTTCTTTTTTATACCAAAGTTATTCGGCAAAACATTGTACCTAAATCCGGACGGATTTGAGTGGAAAAGGGAAAAATTTAATTCATCATTAAAATTTTTATTGAAAATAAGCGAAAAAATGGGTTCATTCTGGGCTGATAAGATAATAGCAGATTCAAAGAGAATAAAGGAATATTATGATAAAAAATATGATCTAGAATCAATTTATATTGCTTACGGTGCATCTGAAATACCACCTGTTAAATGGGATAACGAAAAACTTCCCGACGTACTTAAACATGGAATCACTATCAACCTTGCTTATTGGCTTTTAGTTGCTAGATTAGAGCCCGAAAATAATATTCACACCATAATAGAAGGTTACATTAAAAGTGATACAAAAAAACCTTTAATAATTGTTGGTAATTATGTCTCACCCAAATATGAGGAATACATCAACGATATTGTTGATAATTACAGTGGAGACAAAAAAATTGTTTTCACCGGTGGAATATACGATCAAGATACTTTAAACATGTTAAGACAGAATTGTTTCGCATATTTACACGGCCACTCAGTAGGTGGAACAAATCCCTCATTATTAGAGGCAATGGTCATGAAAAATGTAGTTTTAGCCCATGACAATCAATTCAACAAGGAAGTCTGTGAGGACTCAGCATTATACTTTATGAATCCGGATGAACTCAAAGTTCGAATAAACAAGGTAGAAGATAACCCAGAAAATTATTTAGAACTTAAATCCAGAGCATTTTCCAGGGTTAAAAATGAATATTCATGGGATAAAATATTCGTACAATATAATGACCTATTCAGATCAAACATCAAGGGAAAAACAACTATTCCTATAAACTTGTATGCAAACCAAACATCTGGTAGTAAATAA
- a CDS encoding DDE-type integrase/transposase/recombinase yields MSESRYISMTNTIVSTLSSSIGFIQLKLTDYDQKEIDFDKIINQRFKNVKTPPNAYQKLELLEDNHIDYINPICPHCQSKKVNKQEYSKRKLIIPNQTPIKLYLRRYLCKSCNKKFTTSLESIIKPRYRYPSIFKDKFIELFQTGYRSLRNASEDLSNFFGVKISYQTIHNWIQTTTKNHISNIEANYSGYYCYDEQYVKIKGIWMYRLTLFDHILNIPVNEKITPDKEYTTIIQFIRESTKNKPLKTITTDHVPEYKNIMDELKVKHQLCIFHFYKMIGDKLYKLLRSKKISEDEKIRLKPYYKEIRQNIRYNKL; encoded by the coding sequence ATGAGTGAGAGTAGATATATTAGTATGACCAATACAATAGTATCCACTCTCAGTTCTTCTATAGGTTTTATACAACTTAAACTTACCGATTATGATCAAAAAGAAATTGATTTTGATAAAATTATAAATCAAAGATTTAAAAATGTTAAAACACCCCCAAATGCCTATCAAAAATTAGAATTACTTGAAGATAATCATATAGATTATATAAACCCTATTTGTCCTCATTGTCAATCAAAAAAGGTTAATAAACAAGAATATAGTAAAAGAAAACTGATTATACCTAATCAAACTCCAATTAAGCTTTATTTGAGAAGATACTTATGTAAATCATGTAATAAAAAATTCACAACATCATTGGAATCAATTATAAAGCCAAGATACAGATACCCGTCAATTTTTAAGGATAAATTCATTGAATTATTTCAAACAGGATATAGATCGTTACGAAATGCTTCTGAGGACTTGTCAAATTTCTTTGGTGTGAAAATATCATACCAAACAATTCACAACTGGATACAAACAACAACTAAAAATCATATATCAAACATAGAAGCAAATTATTCAGGATATTACTGCTATGATGAGCAGTATGTTAAAATTAAAGGCATATGGATGTACCGTTTAACATTATTCGACCATATACTCAACATACCTGTAAATGAAAAAATCACTCCAGATAAAGAATATACGACCATTATACAGTTTATACGAGAATCAACAAAAAATAAACCACTAAAAACAATAACAACAGACCATGTACCAGAATATAAAAATATAATGGATGAATTAAAGGTTAAACACCAATTATGCATATTTCACTTTTACAAAATGATTGGAGACAAATTATACAAATTATTACGATCAAAAAAAATATCTGAAGATGAAAAAATACGATTAAAGCCATATTACAAAGAAATACGACAAAATATTCGATACAACAAACTATGA
- a CDS encoding glycosyltransferase family 2 protein has protein sequence MESAQIIRTNMYPLVAVIVLNWNGWKDTIECLKSINNLDYLNYYFILVDNASQDDSLNKIRDFCSGKHVNNPRQDLSKFDWPIDMLEIDCDQLSYIKLDHNRYKNSNRLEKLIIIKNDKNYGFTEGNNIAMKFAVDKLALDYFLLLNNDTIVDQLFLKNMIKSVCEHTNIGFAGPKIYYYMPEEVSNIISFAGGKLGLNSSEPHPIGVDEVDNGQYNTDRIVDYVEGSCMLVSKDLTSEIGFFNPDYFTYWEEIDWCIRGKKAGYHTLYASKASIWHKCYGSDTGARSIYYMIRNRFLFIKENESKGQKFTSLIYYFCYFFWKIFFSLTILHRDKTKLRSFIRGTYDGIKILRTK, from the coding sequence ATGGAATCGGCACAGATAATTAGAACTAATATGTATCCACTGGTTGCAGTTATAGTACTGAACTGGAATGGATGGAAAGACACCATCGAATGTTTAAAATCCATTAATAATCTGGATTATCTTAATTATTATTTTATTCTGGTTGACAACGCATCACAGGATGATTCATTAAACAAGATTAGGGATTTCTGTAGTGGAAAACATGTAAATAATCCCCGACAAGATCTGTCCAAATTTGATTGGCCCATTGATATGTTAGAAATTGATTGTGACCAGTTATCATATATTAAACTGGATCACAACAGATATAAAAACTCAAACCGGCTTGAAAAATTAATTATAATCAAGAACGACAAAAATTACGGTTTCACCGAAGGAAACAACATTGCAATGAAATTTGCCGTCGATAAGTTAGCCTTGGACTATTTTCTACTTTTAAACAACGACACAATTGTAGATCAATTATTTCTAAAAAACATGATAAAATCTGTGTGTGAACACACAAATATCGGTTTTGCAGGACCTAAAATTTATTATTACATGCCAGAGGAAGTATCAAACATAATAAGTTTTGCAGGGGGAAAACTAGGCTTGAACAGTTCAGAACCGCACCCAATAGGTGTTGATGAAGTTGATAATGGACAGTATAACACAGATAGAATTGTTGATTATGTTGAAGGCTCTTGCATGCTTGTTAGTAAAGATCTTACCAGTGAGATAGGTTTCTTCAATCCAGATTATTTCACATATTGGGAAGAGATAGACTGGTGTATCCGGGGTAAAAAAGCTGGTTACCACACGTTATACGCATCTAAAGCAAGCATATGGCACAAATGTTATGGTTCAGATACTGGTGCAAGAAGCATTTACTACATGATAAGGAATCGGTTCCTCTTCATTAAAGAAAATGAATCAAAGGGCCAGAAATTTACTTCACTAATTTACTACTTCTGCTACTTCTTCTGGAAGATATTTTTCTCCTTAACCATTTTACACAGAGATAAAACCAAATTAAGATCATTTATACGCGGAACATATGACGGAATCAAAATATTAAGGACTAAATGA